One window of the Fimbriimonadaceae bacterium genome contains the following:
- a CDS encoding heavy metal-responsive transcriptional regulator, with translation MTSQQTIGQLAQSAGVHVQTIRYYERRKLLYPQGRRPSGYRLYDEEAQARIRFIKHAQGLGFTLREIGELLSLRFKTGTRCGDIRRTTQDKLRDIEARIKELQTWARALRSLIRTCRAGQTIEQCRIVSHLEKQHRVTVRAKKRT, from the coding sequence ATGACATCCCAACAGACAATCGGGCAGCTTGCACAGTCGGCCGGTGTTCACGTGCAAACGATTCGCTACTACGAAAGACGAAAACTCCTCTACCCCCAAGGCCGCCGACCCTCAGGGTATCGCCTGTACGACGAGGAGGCCCAAGCCCGGATCCGATTTATCAAGCACGCGCAGGGGCTGGGGTTCACGCTTCGAGAGATCGGCGAGTTGCTCAGTCTGCGGTTCAAGACCGGGACTCGCTGTGGAGACATCCGGCGAACCACGCAAGATAAACTCCGGGACATCGAAGCGAGGATCAAGGAGTTACAGACGTGGGCCCGAGCGTTGCGCAGCCTGATTCGCACGTGTCGAGCCGGTCAAACGATCGAGCAGTGCCGGATTGTGAGTCATTTGGAGAAACAGCACAGAGTGACCGTCCGAGCGAAGAAACGGACATAA
- a CDS encoding carboxymuconolactone decarboxylase family protein, with translation MSSQRDSLFAELRRLSPKVTGGLLRMRQDAYRDGVVPAKFKLLTAMAISIAIRCEPCIHAYVQRAIDKGVSQDELIEFLEVAMTMQGCPGEEWALKAYALYKACLDHGSRSTTSGCCDHRTTTQTDEEATR, from the coding sequence ATGTCTTCACAACGAGACAGTCTGTTTGCCGAATTGCGTCGTCTCAGTCCGAAGGTAACAGGAGGGTTGCTGCGCATGCGGCAGGACGCGTATCGCGATGGCGTCGTTCCCGCCAAGTTCAAGCTGTTAACGGCCATGGCGATCTCCATCGCCATTCGGTGCGAACCCTGTATCCATGCCTATGTGCAGAGGGCCATCGACAAGGGAGTCTCGCAGGACGAGTTGATTGAATTCTTGGAAGTGGCGATGACCATGCAAGGCTGTCCCGGCGAAGAATGGGCGCTCAAGGCCTATGCCTTGTACAAAGCGTGTCTCGATCATGGCTCGCGCTCCACGACATCCGGCTGCTGCGATCACCGGACAACGACCCAGACCGATGAGGAGGCGACACGATGA